The following proteins are co-located in the Myxococcus fulvus genome:
- a CDS encoding vWA domain-containing protein encodes MDLPSLSRAVLSAALALTLSSTPALAESLPKAAVSTPAPQQGDVAPKVQDKVDVKAARPEIEVVFVLDTTGSMSGLLEGAKAKIYSIASRIAQGRPTPHLKVGLVAYRDVGDDYVTKRFDLSDDLDTVFANLRRFQAGGGGDAPEHVGRGLGEAVSKLSWSQDRAVMKAIFLVGDAPPAARNDDWDFKHWAQRARDKHIVVNTVRCGLDDETQKSWKFVAKLTDGTYDSIDQSGGMVAVATPYDAELAKVSSELASKTLYTGKAAVQAKNKERAKAMAELAPEAASERISYMRKTAEKGSSGAAAPSSAPVAVEGAVDLVVAPEALGRVSADELPDELKSLDGKARAAKVKQLGEEKKALEAKASKLAEEREAWLAKNRSEKEDAFDANVMKGVKAQAARHGVTY; translated from the coding sequence ATGGACCTTCCGTCCCTGTCGCGGGCCGTGCTGTCGGCCGCGCTCGCCCTCACCCTGTCCTCCACCCCCGCGCTGGCCGAGTCGCTGCCGAAGGCCGCGGTCTCCACGCCTGCTCCCCAGCAGGGCGACGTGGCTCCCAAGGTCCAGGACAAGGTCGACGTGAAGGCGGCCCGGCCCGAAATCGAGGTGGTGTTCGTGCTGGACACGACGGGCTCGATGAGCGGCTTGTTGGAGGGGGCCAAGGCGAAGATCTACTCCATCGCCTCGCGCATCGCGCAGGGCCGGCCCACGCCGCACCTGAAGGTCGGCCTGGTGGCCTACCGGGACGTCGGCGATGACTACGTGACGAAGCGCTTCGACCTGAGCGACGACCTGGACACGGTGTTCGCGAACCTGCGCCGCTTCCAGGCGGGTGGTGGAGGTGACGCGCCGGAGCACGTGGGGCGCGGGCTGGGCGAGGCGGTGTCGAAGCTGTCGTGGAGCCAGGACCGCGCGGTGATGAAGGCCATCTTCCTGGTGGGGGACGCGCCTCCCGCGGCGCGCAACGACGACTGGGACTTCAAGCACTGGGCGCAGCGGGCGCGGGACAAGCACATCGTGGTGAACACGGTGCGGTGCGGCCTGGATGACGAGACGCAGAAGTCGTGGAAGTTCGTGGCGAAGCTGACGGACGGCACCTACGACTCCATCGACCAGTCTGGCGGCATGGTGGCGGTGGCGACGCCGTACGACGCGGAGCTGGCGAAGGTGAGCTCGGAGCTGGCGTCCAAGACGCTCTACACCGGCAAGGCGGCGGTCCAGGCGAAGAACAAGGAGCGGGCCAAGGCGATGGCGGAGCTGGCGCCGGAGGCCGCGTCGGAGCGCATCAGCTACATGCGCAAGACGGCGGAGAAGGGTTCGTCCGGAGCCGCCGCTCCGAGCAGCGCGCCCGTGGCGGTGGAGGGCGCGGTGGACCTGGTGGTCGCGCCGGAGGCGCTCGGGCGGGTGAGCGCCGACGAGCTGCCCGATGAGCTCAAGAGCCTGGATGGCAAGGCGCGCGCGGCGAAGGTGAAGCAGTTGGGCGAGGAGAAGAAGGCGCTGGAGGCGAAGGCCTCCAAGCTGGCCGAGGAGCGCGAGGCGTGGCTCGCGAAGAACCGCTCCGAGAAGGAGGACGCCTTCGACGCCAACGTGATGAAGGGCGTCAAGGCGCAGGCCGCGCGGCACGGCGTGACGTACTGA
- a CDS encoding ABC transporter ATP-binding protein, producing the protein MTPSPSDELAVDARGLVKRFGSFTALNGLDLQIPKGAFYAYLGPNGAGKSTSIALLTGVYGPDAGSIRMLGVDAVHKPMEVKRRVGVVPEELSLFERLTGRQYLTFCARMYGLDGDEAASRAAELLELTELTYKAGALVAEYSKGMRRRLAIAAALIHAPELVLLDEPFEGIDVLAAGVIRELLRELSRRGVTLLLTTHVLEIAERLATHAGIIQGGRMLDQGTVSSLLGRYDCPSLEAVFEKLIAVPASRNARLSFYGEAPAPVVALREPA; encoded by the coding sequence ATGACGCCCTCCCCTTCCGATGAACTGGCCGTCGACGCGCGCGGACTCGTCAAGCGCTTCGGTTCCTTCACCGCGCTCAACGGCCTGGACCTCCAGATTCCGAAGGGGGCCTTCTATGCGTACCTGGGCCCCAACGGCGCGGGCAAGTCCACCAGCATCGCGCTGCTGACAGGCGTGTACGGCCCCGACGCGGGCAGCATCCGCATGCTGGGCGTGGACGCGGTGCACAAGCCCATGGAGGTCAAGCGCCGGGTGGGCGTGGTGCCCGAGGAGCTGAGCCTCTTCGAGCGGCTCACCGGCCGGCAGTACCTGACGTTCTGCGCGCGCATGTACGGCCTGGACGGCGACGAGGCGGCCTCGCGCGCGGCGGAGCTCCTGGAGCTGACGGAGCTGACGTACAAGGCGGGCGCGCTCGTCGCCGAGTACTCCAAGGGCATGCGGCGCAGGCTCGCCATCGCCGCGGCGTTGATCCACGCGCCGGAGCTGGTGCTGCTCGACGAGCCCTTCGAGGGCATCGACGTGCTGGCCGCGGGCGTCATCCGGGAGCTGTTGCGCGAGCTGTCCCGTCGAGGGGTGACGCTGCTGCTCACCACGCACGTGCTGGAAATCGCGGAGCGGCTGGCCACGCACGCGGGCATCATCCAGGGCGGTCGGATGCTGGACCAGGGGACGGTGTCGTCGCTGCTCGGACGCTATGACTGTCCCTCGTTGGAGGCGGTGTTCGAGAAGCTCATCGCGGTGCCGGCCTCGCGCAACGCGCGCCTCTCCTTCTATGGCGAGGCGCCCGCGCCCGTCGTCGCGCTGCGGGAGCCGGCATGA
- a CDS encoding response regulator, which produces MSHILVVDDDASHRTLICDALEEMGYQTAQAANGREALDHLEGDMPAAVLLDLRMPVMSGWGLLDALKKMPRARGLPIIIISGYGFEWEAELVGAAGYISKPVDLDKVRQTVQQIVGMPEMTFVH; this is translated from the coding sequence ATGTCCCACATCCTGGTCGTCGATGACGACGCGAGTCACCGCACGCTCATCTGCGATGCCCTCGAGGAGATGGGTTACCAAACCGCCCAGGCCGCCAACGGCCGGGAGGCGTTGGATCATCTCGAGGGCGACATGCCCGCCGCCGTGCTGCTGGACCTGCGAATGCCGGTGATGAGCGGCTGGGGGTTGCTCGACGCGCTGAAGAAGATGCCGCGCGCCCGGGGGCTGCCCATCATCATCATCTCGGGCTACGGCTTCGAGTGGGAGGCGGAGCTGGTGGGCGCCGCCGGCTACATCTCCAAGCCCGTGGACCTGGACAAGGTCCGGCAGACGGTGCAGCAGATCGTCGGCATGCCGGAGATGACGTTCGTGCACTGA
- a CDS encoding M3 family metallopeptidase, with amino-acid sequence MEACRRDIQTARAAVAKLTAPAMRAAPEEEVLTTYDDAMALLDDVVGRSGIGANVHPDAAFRAAAERCEQAVERVRTDISLDRRVYDALSGLTLAGQDAVTRHWMARVLRGFKRAGVDRDETTRERVRQLQEELILLGQEFSRHIHEDVRHLDVAPSALAGLPEDYVRAHPPGPDGRVRLRTDTSDLGPFMTYARDTAAREALWRLGRRRGHPRNLVTLARMLQARHALATLLGYPTWAAYAAEDKMVKRQDVAADFIESLSTTVTGRVREEYDALLERKRRDEPEATRVEPWEQAFLEDRVRAERFRFDSRELRPYFEYTRVKQGVLDLTASLFGLTYRRVVDAPVWHPDVEVYDVLEGPVLLGRFYLDMHPRPGKYTHAAQWDLAVGRAGKALPEGVLTCNFPRPGARPALLQHSEVRTFFHEFGHLLHHLLGGRTRWAGLSGTRTEVDFVEAPAQVLEEWAWSVETLRRFARHIDTDAPLPEDLITRMRRADSFGKGLWVRQQLFYAAVSLHLHDGDPAGSDSTARVLALQERYLPFRAVDGTYAHLAFTQLDGDYSALYYTYLWSLVIARDLLTPFEAHGLMDVETARRYRDKVLAPGGSEDAADLVRDFLGRGYDFGAYSRWLEGR; translated from the coding sequence ATGGAGGCATGTCGGCGCGACATCCAGACGGCGCGCGCGGCGGTGGCGAAGCTGACGGCGCCGGCCATGCGCGCCGCACCCGAGGAGGAGGTGCTCACCACGTACGACGACGCGATGGCGCTGCTGGATGACGTCGTGGGGCGCTCGGGCATCGGCGCCAACGTGCATCCGGACGCGGCCTTCCGCGCCGCCGCCGAGCGGTGTGAGCAGGCGGTGGAGCGGGTGCGCACGGACATCTCGCTGGACCGGCGCGTCTACGACGCGCTGTCGGGGCTGACGCTCGCGGGACAGGACGCGGTGACGCGGCACTGGATGGCGCGGGTGCTGCGCGGCTTCAAGCGCGCGGGGGTGGACCGCGACGAGACGACGCGCGAGCGCGTGCGGCAGTTGCAGGAGGAGCTCATCCTGCTGGGCCAGGAGTTCAGCCGGCACATCCACGAGGACGTGCGGCACCTGGACGTGGCGCCCTCGGCGCTCGCGGGCCTGCCGGAGGACTATGTGCGCGCGCATCCGCCAGGCCCGGACGGACGGGTGCGGCTGCGCACGGACACGTCGGACCTGGGCCCCTTCATGACGTACGCGCGGGACACGGCCGCGCGCGAGGCGCTGTGGCGGCTGGGCCGGCGCCGGGGCCACCCGCGGAATCTCGTGACGCTCGCGCGCATGCTCCAGGCGCGTCACGCGCTGGCGACGCTGCTGGGCTACCCGACGTGGGCGGCGTACGCGGCCGAGGACAAGATGGTGAAGCGCCAGGACGTGGCGGCGGACTTCATCGAGTCGCTGTCCACCACCGTCACCGGGCGCGTGCGCGAGGAGTACGACGCGCTGCTCGAGAGGAAGCGCCGCGACGAGCCCGAGGCCACGCGCGTGGAGCCCTGGGAGCAGGCCTTCCTGGAGGACCGGGTGCGCGCCGAGCGCTTCCGCTTCGACTCGCGCGAGCTGCGGCCCTACTTCGAATACACGCGCGTGAAGCAGGGCGTGCTGGACCTCACCGCCAGCCTCTTCGGGCTCACCTACCGGCGCGTGGTCGACGCGCCCGTGTGGCACCCGGACGTGGAGGTCTACGACGTCCTCGAGGGCCCCGTGCTCCTGGGCCGCTTCTACCTGGACATGCACCCGCGCCCGGGCAAGTACACCCACGCCGCGCAGTGGGACCTGGCCGTGGGCCGCGCGGGCAAGGCGCTGCCGGAGGGCGTGCTCACGTGCAACTTCCCCCGCCCCGGCGCGCGCCCGGCGCTGCTGCAGCACTCCGAGGTGCGCACCTTCTTCCACGAGTTCGGCCACCTGTTGCACCACCTCCTGGGCGGCCGCACGCGCTGGGCGGGGCTGTCCGGCACGCGCACGGAGGTGGACTTCGTGGAGGCGCCCGCCCAGGTGCTGGAGGAGTGGGCGTGGAGCGTGGAGACGCTGCGGCGCTTCGCGCGGCACATCGACACGGACGCGCCGCTTCCCGAGGACCTCATCACGCGCATGCGCCGCGCGGACTCCTTCGGCAAGGGGCTGTGGGTGCGCCAGCAGCTCTTCTACGCCGCCGTCAGCCTCCACCTGCACGACGGGGACCCCGCCGGCAGCGACTCCACCGCGCGTGTGCTGGCGCTCCAGGAGCGCTACCTGCCCTTCCGCGCCGTGGACGGCACCTACGCCCACCTGGCCTTCACCCAGCTCGACGGGGACTACTCCGCGCTCTACTACACGTACCTCTGGTCGCTCGTCATCGCGCGAGATTTGCTGACCCCGTTCGAGGCGCACGGGCTGATGGACGTGGAGACGGCCCGGAGGTACCGCGACAAGGTGCTGGCGCCCGGGGGCTCCGAGGACGCCGCGGACCTGGTGCGCGACTTCCTGGGACGGGGCTACGACTTCGGGGCGTACTCGCGTTGGCTGGAAGGCCGCTGA
- a CDS encoding TatD family hydrolase — translation MAEPLPIFDAHLHPESLSDQDLESMRFFGVERALVVAHHFPEPTSKALLRHFDDIVERQLPRLEKLGIRAYAALGVHPRCIPRRGLSEVLSTLPDYFQGGRVVALGETGLHAGGEEEEEAFLEQLALARRLKLRVVVHTPLGDKERHTRRILTLLRQSGVLPSRVLVDHASARTVRTILEVGHWAGLTLHPEALVAERAVILVRRLGSERLVLNSDAGDGAGDILGLARVTNLLSKARLSERLVRRVTRDNAARFFQITP, via the coding sequence GTGGCCGAGCCCCTCCCCATCTTCGACGCGCACCTGCACCCCGAGAGCCTGAGCGACCAGGACCTCGAGTCGATGCGCTTCTTCGGGGTGGAGCGGGCGCTCGTCGTCGCGCACCACTTCCCGGAGCCCACGTCCAAGGCGCTCTTGCGCCACTTCGACGACATCGTCGAGCGGCAGCTCCCCCGGCTGGAGAAGCTGGGCATCCGCGCGTACGCCGCGCTGGGCGTCCACCCGCGCTGCATCCCCCGGCGCGGGCTGTCGGAGGTCCTCTCCACCCTGCCCGACTACTTCCAGGGCGGCCGCGTCGTCGCGCTCGGCGAGACGGGGCTGCACGCCGGCGGCGAGGAGGAGGAGGAGGCCTTCCTCGAGCAACTCGCCCTGGCGCGCCGCCTCAAGCTGCGCGTCGTGGTGCACACGCCGCTCGGCGACAAGGAGCGCCACACGCGCCGCATCCTCACGCTGCTGCGCCAGTCCGGCGTGCTGCCCTCGCGCGTGCTGGTGGACCACGCCAGCGCCCGCACCGTGCGCACCATCCTGGAGGTGGGCCACTGGGCGGGGCTGACGCTGCACCCGGAGGCGCTCGTCGCCGAGCGCGCCGTCATCCTCGTGCGCAGGCTCGGCAGCGAGCGGCTGGTGCTCAACTCCGACGCCGGCGACGGCGCGGGCGACATCCTCGGCCTGGCCCGCGTCACCAACCTCTTGTCCAAGGCCCGCCTGTCCGAGCGCCTCGTGCGCCGCGTCACCCGCGACAACGCCGCCCGCTTCTTCCAAATCACCCCCTGA
- the ggt gene encoding gamma-glutamyltransferase: MNDTSFEKQAPRTRAKVLEAAALVVLMLVAGVAQAARPYRGGAVATAYPPASEAALKMLERGGNAVDAAVAAAFVAAVVGPYHSGVGGGGFALVHDAKTGTTRVLDFREVAPKAATRDMFVKDGKVVPGLSTDGVLSVAVPGAVAGYLELLDKHGTLPRAVVLAPAIEAAKKGLWVTPRYRALAEGRLECLRKDPEASRIFLTKDEKGEAVIPPVGHLVRQTDLARTLTAVSRSGAKGFYAGSVAKGIVDTVKAGGGIVTLEDLSSYKTRERQALEGSYRGHRILTMPPPSAGGVAVLQVLGAMEQLKPQGFTWREPDSVHLYVEALRRAYVDRAKYLGDPDFADVPTQRLISKGHIADLAGSIDPKKATSSLALLPQAAGTQQGSTLTDKPTPLTPEPERKNTTHISIVDKQGNAVALTTTVNYSFGSCVVAKGTGVLLNDEMDDFAAQPGVPNAYGLVTGEPNAVHPGKVPQSSMSPTLVFSKEDPKKVMLAVGSPGGSTIPTTVIQVISNVVDGGMDVVRAVNEGRVHHQYLPDEMWVDRWGLEPATLSALEAKGHKVRRVEQWGDAEAVFVDPKTGLRFAASDPRNEGVALGQD, translated from the coding sequence GTGAACGACACGAGCTTCGAGAAGCAGGCCCCGCGCACGCGCGCGAAGGTGCTGGAGGCGGCGGCGCTGGTGGTGCTGATGCTGGTGGCGGGCGTGGCCCAGGCGGCGCGGCCGTACCGGGGTGGCGCGGTGGCCACGGCGTACCCGCCCGCGAGCGAGGCGGCGCTGAAGATGCTCGAGCGCGGCGGCAACGCGGTGGACGCGGCGGTGGCGGCGGCCTTCGTGGCGGCCGTCGTGGGGCCCTACCACTCGGGCGTGGGCGGCGGCGGGTTCGCGCTGGTGCACGACGCGAAGACGGGCACCACGCGCGTGCTGGACTTCCGCGAGGTGGCGCCCAAGGCGGCCACGCGCGACATGTTCGTCAAGGACGGCAAGGTGGTGCCGGGGCTGTCCACGGACGGCGTCTTGAGCGTCGCGGTGCCGGGCGCGGTGGCGGGCTACCTGGAGCTGTTGGACAAGCACGGCACCCTGCCGCGCGCCGTGGTGCTGGCGCCGGCCATCGAGGCGGCGAAGAAGGGGCTGTGGGTGACGCCCCGCTACCGCGCGCTGGCGGAAGGCCGGCTGGAGTGCCTGCGCAAGGACCCGGAGGCCAGCCGCATCTTCCTGACGAAGGACGAGAAGGGCGAGGCCGTCATCCCGCCGGTGGGCCACCTGGTGCGCCAGACGGACCTGGCGCGCACGCTGACGGCGGTGTCGAGGAGCGGCGCGAAGGGCTTCTACGCGGGCAGCGTGGCCAAGGGCATCGTCGACACGGTGAAGGCGGGCGGCGGCATCGTCACGCTGGAGGATTTGTCGTCGTACAAGACGCGCGAGCGGCAGGCGCTGGAGGGCAGCTACCGCGGCCACCGCATCCTCACCATGCCGCCGCCGAGCGCGGGCGGCGTCGCGGTGCTCCAGGTCCTGGGCGCCATGGAGCAGCTCAAGCCCCAGGGCTTCACCTGGCGGGAGCCGGACAGCGTGCACCTGTACGTGGAGGCGCTCAGGCGCGCGTACGTGGACCGGGCCAAGTACCTGGGCGACCCGGACTTCGCGGACGTGCCCACCCAGCGGCTCATCTCCAAGGGACACATCGCGGACCTGGCGGGCTCCATCGACCCGAAGAAGGCCACCTCCAGCCTGGCGCTGCTGCCCCAGGCGGCGGGCACGCAGCAGGGCTCCACGCTGACGGACAAGCCCACCCCGCTGACGCCGGAGCCGGAGCGCAAGAACACCACGCACATCTCCATCGTCGACAAGCAGGGCAACGCGGTGGCGCTCACCACCACGGTGAACTACAGCTTCGGCTCGTGCGTGGTGGCCAAGGGCACCGGCGTGCTGCTCAACGACGAGATGGACGACTTCGCGGCCCAGCCCGGCGTGCCCAACGCGTACGGCCTCGTCACCGGCGAGCCCAATGCCGTCCACCCCGGCAAGGTGCCCCAGTCCTCCATGTCCCCCACGCTGGTGTTCTCCAAGGAGGACCCGAAGAAGGTGATGCTCGCGGTGGGCAGCCCCGGCGGCTCCACCATCCCCACCACCGTCATCCAGGTCATCAGCAACGTGGTGGACGGCGGCATGGACGTGGTGCGCGCGGTGAACGAGGGCCGGGTGCATCACCAGTACCTGCCGGATGAGATGTGGGTGGACCGCTGGGGGCTGGAGCCCGCCACGCTGTCGGCGCTGGAGGCCAAGGGCCACAAGGTGCGCCGCGTGGAGCAGTGGGGCGACGCGGAGGCCGTCTTCGTCGACCCCAAGACGGGGCTGCGCTTCGCCGCGAGCGATCCTCGCAACGAGGGTGTCGCCCTGGGACAGGATTGA
- the glmU gene encoding bifunctional UDP-N-acetylglucosamine diphosphorylase/glucosamine-1-phosphate N-acetyltransferase GlmU, which yields MLRRMTALSAVVLCAGKGTRMKSKKAKVLHAILGKPLCAYPLKRALELGATSVVPVVGHQAESVEKEVRALFPQAPLTFALQREQRGTADAVRSAEEALKGFSGRVLILYGDVPLLRKETLASLLAAHDAAGGVLAMVTTVLEDPTGYGRVLREGGRVTRVVEQKDASPEQRAVKECNAGIYSVDAAFLWKALAEIKPNNAQGEYYLTDLVELAAKQGPVGTVVADATETAGVNDKVELAARAKVLQRRINDAHMRAGVTLHDPDTTFIEEDVVVGSDSEVGPGVSLTTGSVIGEGVVIGPGCVVSASTVADGSVLKPYSVLEEAKVGVRNVIGPFARLRPGTELAEDVHLGNFVETKKAQIGKGSKANHLTYLGDARIGAGCNIGAGTITCNYDGVNKSLTELGDGVFIGSDTQLVAPVQVGDGAYVGAGTTVTKNVPPGSLAVSRAPQVTKEGWVAAKKARRAAKGG from the coding sequence ATCCTCCGCCGCATGACAGCTCTGTCGGCGGTGGTGCTGTGTGCGGGCAAGGGCACGCGGATGAAGTCGAAGAAGGCCAAGGTCCTTCACGCCATCCTCGGAAAGCCCCTGTGTGCGTATCCCCTCAAGCGAGCGCTCGAGCTCGGTGCCACGTCGGTGGTGCCAGTGGTGGGCCATCAGGCGGAGAGCGTGGAGAAGGAGGTCCGCGCCCTGTTCCCCCAGGCGCCCCTCACCTTCGCGCTCCAGCGTGAGCAACGGGGGACGGCGGACGCGGTGCGCTCCGCGGAAGAGGCCCTGAAGGGGTTCTCCGGGCGCGTGCTCATCCTCTACGGGGATGTGCCGTTGCTGCGCAAGGAGACCCTGGCGTCGCTGCTGGCCGCGCACGACGCGGCGGGCGGCGTGCTGGCGATGGTGACGACCGTGCTGGAGGACCCCACCGGTTACGGGCGCGTGCTGCGCGAGGGGGGCCGGGTGACGCGGGTGGTGGAGCAGAAGGACGCCAGCCCCGAGCAGCGCGCGGTGAAGGAGTGCAACGCGGGCATCTACTCCGTCGACGCGGCCTTCCTCTGGAAGGCGCTGGCTGAAATCAAGCCGAACAACGCGCAGGGCGAGTACTACCTCACGGACCTGGTGGAGCTGGCCGCGAAGCAGGGCCCGGTGGGCACCGTCGTGGCGGACGCCACCGAGACGGCGGGCGTGAATGACAAGGTGGAGCTGGCGGCGCGGGCCAAGGTGCTCCAGCGGCGCATCAATGACGCGCACATGCGCGCGGGCGTCACGCTGCACGACCCGGACACCACCTTCATCGAGGAGGACGTGGTGGTGGGCTCGGACTCGGAGGTGGGGCCGGGTGTGTCGCTGACCACGGGCAGCGTCATCGGCGAGGGCGTGGTGATTGGCCCCGGCTGCGTGGTGAGCGCCTCCACGGTGGCGGATGGCTCGGTGCTCAAGCCCTACTCCGTGCTGGAGGAGGCGAAGGTGGGAGTGCGGAACGTCATCGGCCCGTTCGCCCGCCTGCGCCCGGGGACGGAGCTGGCAGAGGACGTGCATCTTGGAAACTTCGTGGAGACGAAGAAGGCGCAGATCGGCAAGGGGAGCAAGGCCAACCACCTGACTTATCTGGGCGACGCCCGGATTGGCGCGGGCTGCAACATCGGCGCGGGCACCATCACCTGTAATTATGACGGGGTGAACAAGAGCCTGACGGAGCTGGGCGACGGGGTCTTCATTGGCTCCGACACGCAGCTGGTGGCGCCGGTGCAGGTGGGGGACGGGGCCTATGTCGGGGCGGGCACCACGGTGACGAAAAACGTGCCGCCTGGGAGCCTCGCTGTGTCACGTGCGCCACAGGTGACGAAGGAAGGTTGGGTGGCCGCGAAGAAGGCGCGTCGCGCGGCCAAGGGTGGTTGA
- the glmS gene encoding glutamine--fructose-6-phosphate transaminase (isomerizing) yields the protein MCGIVGYVGDKESAPILVSGLKKLEYRGYDSAGVAVVNRNELNVVRATGKLRNLENRVVADQPKGNIGIGHTRWATHGRPSDENAHPHTYKNVAVVHNGIIENHLALKEQLRAKGHVFSSETDTEVFAHLISDELEKGKDLPDAVRGAIDQVKGTYALAVVSATDPNRIVATKNASPMVLGLSEGQNFIASDVPAVLEHTRDIVYMEEGDLAIVTAAKVDIFNRQGQPVNRATRRIDWTPMMAEKGGHKHFMHKEIWEQPRAVADTLRGRMLLSEGDVHFEGWNLTPEKVRSLTKITILACGTSWHSGVAGKHMIETLARLPVEVELASEFRYRDPIVEGTHLAIAISQSGETADTLAAFKEAKARGATAMAICNVIGSAMTREAEFSVLTNAGPEIGVASTKAFTTQLVALYLLAVKLGRMRGTLSVQAAQEHLTHLTEIPKMIEEVLKCEPAVKRVAREFMNAQDFLFLGRGPMHPVALEGALKLKEISYIHAEGYAGGEMKHGPIALIDEKMPVVVIAPKQPHVAYEKIIGNVEEVRARGGKVIAVIDEDDKMVDGLADHVIRIPAACALLAPVVATIPLQLLAYHVAEMRGNDVDQPRNLAKSVTVE from the coding sequence ATGTGCGGGATTGTTGGTTACGTCGGTGACAAGGAATCGGCTCCCATCCTCGTTTCCGGGCTGAAGAAGCTCGAGTACCGGGGATATGACTCGGCGGGCGTCGCGGTGGTGAACCGCAACGAGCTCAACGTGGTGCGCGCCACGGGCAAGCTGCGCAACCTGGAGAACCGCGTGGTGGCGGACCAGCCGAAGGGGAACATCGGCATCGGTCACACGCGCTGGGCCACGCACGGGCGTCCTTCGGACGAGAACGCGCACCCCCACACGTACAAGAACGTCGCGGTGGTGCACAACGGCATCATCGAGAACCACCTGGCGCTCAAGGAGCAGCTGCGCGCCAAGGGCCATGTCTTCTCCTCGGAGACGGACACGGAGGTCTTCGCCCACCTCATCTCGGACGAGCTGGAGAAGGGCAAGGACCTGCCGGACGCGGTGCGCGGCGCGATTGACCAGGTGAAGGGCACGTACGCGCTGGCGGTGGTGAGCGCGACGGACCCCAACCGCATCGTCGCGACGAAGAACGCGTCGCCCATGGTGCTGGGCCTGAGCGAGGGTCAGAACTTCATCGCCAGCGACGTGCCCGCGGTGCTCGAGCACACGCGCGACATCGTCTACATGGAGGAGGGTGACCTGGCCATCGTCACCGCCGCCAAGGTGGACATCTTCAACCGCCAGGGTCAGCCGGTGAACCGCGCCACCCGCCGCATCGACTGGACGCCGATGATGGCGGAGAAGGGCGGCCACAAGCACTTCATGCACAAGGAGATCTGGGAGCAGCCCCGCGCCGTCGCGGACACGCTGCGCGGCCGGATGCTCCTGTCCGAGGGCGACGTCCACTTCGAGGGCTGGAACCTGACGCCCGAGAAGGTCCGCTCGCTCACGAAGATCACGATCCTGGCGTGCGGCACGTCGTGGCACTCGGGCGTGGCCGGCAAGCACATGATTGAGACGCTGGCGCGGCTGCCGGTCGAGGTGGAGCTGGCGAGCGAGTTCCGCTACCGCGACCCCATCGTCGAGGGCACGCACCTGGCCATCGCCATCAGCCAGTCGGGTGAGACGGCGGACACGCTGGCGGCGTTCAAGGAGGCCAAGGCGCGCGGGGCCACGGCGATGGCCATCTGCAACGTCATTGGCAGCGCGATGACGCGCGAGGCGGAGTTCTCCGTCCTGACGAACGCGGGCCCGGAGATTGGCGTCGCGTCCACCAAGGCGTTCACCACGCAGCTGGTGGCGCTGTACCTGCTGGCGGTGAAGCTGGGCCGCATGCGCGGGACGTTGTCGGTGCAGGCGGCGCAGGAGCACCTGACGCACCTGACCGAGATTCCGAAGATGATCGAGGAAGTGCTCAAGTGCGAGCCCGCCGTGAAGCGCGTGGCGCGTGAGTTCATGAACGCGCAGGACTTCCTCTTCCTCGGCCGTGGCCCCATGCACCCGGTGGCGCTCGAGGGCGCGCTGAAGCTGAAGGAGATCTCCTACATCCACGCGGAGGGCTACGCGGGTGGCGAGATGAAGCACGGCCCGATTGCCCTCATCGACGAGAAGATGCCGGTGGTGGTCATCGCGCCGAAGCAGCCGCACGTGGCCTACGAGAAGATCATCGGCAACGTGGAGGAGGTCCGCGCGCGCGGCGGCAAGGTCATCGCCGTCATCGACGAGGACGACAAGATGGTGGACGGCCTGGCGGACCACGTCATCCGGATTCCGGCGGCGTGCGCGCTGCTGGCTCCGGTGGTGGCCACGATTCCGCTGCAGCTCCTCGCGTACCACGTGGCGGAGATGCGCGGGAACGACGTGGACCAGCCGCGCAACCTGGCCAAGAGCGTGACGGTGGAGTAG